One Pseudorhodoplanes sinuspersici DNA segment encodes these proteins:
- a CDS encoding alpha/beta hydrolase family protein: MQTGMQTELSGTGVAACWRLFGALLLALVLTGAAATGPARAQSPAISQATPNASAFRIVDFDWVDGARSRPVPARLHWPNDVAPGARIPLIVFSHGMGGSRRGYSYLARYWASRGVASLHVQHAGSDTSVWAGNPLTLVQRLQQAAHESEALARGLDVRFALDRVLSRDVGAYEAQIDRQRIVVAGHSYGANTALVAVGAGVMREGRRMEAKDPRFAAAIVISSPPFYGEPQLAPVLENVTVPTLHVTSTGDVIKIPGYYSAAADRLAIYNAIATPRKALAVFQGGSHSMFTDRPGTGGLDLNPKVKAATAELSLAFLDLVFDGDRTAMARWNAKWQPIMASSPGAPPLLRPVARSSVTQ, encoded by the coding sequence ATGCAAACGGGCATGCAAACGGAATTGAGCGGCACGGGCGTTGCGGCGTGCTGGCGGCTTTTCGGTGCCCTGTTGCTTGCGCTGGTGCTGACCGGCGCAGCCGCGACCGGCCCGGCGCGCGCGCAATCCCCGGCAATATCTCAGGCGACACCCAATGCGTCGGCCTTTCGCATCGTCGATTTCGACTGGGTCGATGGTGCGCGTTCGCGGCCGGTTCCGGCCCGGCTGCATTGGCCGAATGATGTCGCGCCCGGCGCACGCATTCCGCTGATCGTGTTCTCGCATGGCATGGGCGGGTCCCGCCGCGGATACAGTTATCTCGCGCGATACTGGGCGTCGCGCGGCGTCGCGAGTTTGCACGTTCAGCATGCGGGCAGCGACACGTCGGTCTGGGCCGGCAATCCTCTGACCCTTGTGCAGCGATTGCAGCAGGCGGCGCATGAAAGCGAGGCGCTGGCGCGGGGCCTGGATGTGCGGTTCGCACTGGACCGCGTGCTGTCGCGCGATGTCGGCGCCTATGAGGCACAGATCGACCGCCAGCGGATCGTCGTGGCCGGCCACTCGTATGGCGCCAACACGGCGCTGGTGGCTGTTGGCGCTGGCGTGATGCGCGAAGGCCGGCGGATGGAAGCGAAGGATCCGCGCTTCGCGGCGGCGATCGTCATTTCCTCGCCGCCGTTTTACGGGGAACCGCAGCTTGCGCCGGTGCTCGAGAATGTCACGGTCCCGACGCTGCATGTGACATCCACCGGCGATGTCATCAAAATTCCCGGATATTACTCGGCGGCGGCCGACCGGCTGGCGATCTACAACGCCATCGCGACGCCGCGCAAAGCGCTGGCTGTGTTTCAGGGTGGATCGCACAGCATGTTCACCGATCGCCCGGGGACCGGTGGCCTCGATCTCAATCCGAAGGTGAAGGCGGCCACGGCGGAGCTGTCCCTGGCGTTCCTCGACCTGGTGTTTGACGGTGACCGGACGGCGATGGCGCGCTGGAATGCCAAATGGCAGCCGATCATGGCGTCGTCGCCGGGCGCGCCGCCCCTTCTCCGTCCGGTCGCGCGGTCCAGCGTGACGCAGTGA
- a CDS encoding phytanoyl-CoA dioxygenase family protein, which translates to MTHHSPTFAETGFALIPSFLALRDVSALRAAVDKTLTAPRHAGMSRPGNDLLPLRWDDAIVARCLGSPRCMALLRSVLVPRDLKWLSAYVTSKAPLSPALWWHQDWWCWDHPVSYQKVAPQVAVLCYLTDTGVENGALRVLPGSHRTGGTLHRALPEPHSQAANGLPEDHAAMADHPGQVTLALHAGDAVVLDYRLLHGTHANRSAERRDCILLSFVPAWRDLPAEIRAHMIAHPALPDAGESGARRGCAYADLLPQFDGEPASLPVNRLPPADFAAHEGA; encoded by the coding sequence GTGACACACCATTCCCCGACATTCGCCGAGACGGGTTTTGCGCTTATCCCGTCCTTCCTCGCGCTGCGCGACGTGTCGGCGCTGCGCGCCGCCGTGGACAAAACGCTCACCGCGCCGCGGCATGCCGGCATGAGCCGGCCGGGTAACGATCTGCTGCCGCTGCGCTGGGATGACGCGATCGTCGCCCGCTGTCTCGGCTCGCCGCGCTGCATGGCGCTGTTGCGCAGCGTGCTTGTGCCGCGCGATCTGAAATGGCTGTCAGCTTACGTCACCAGCAAGGCGCCGTTGAGCCCGGCATTGTGGTGGCATCAGGACTGGTGGTGCTGGGACCATCCGGTCAGTTATCAAAAGGTGGCGCCGCAGGTCGCGGTTCTTTGCTATCTCACCGACACCGGCGTGGAGAATGGCGCGCTGCGCGTTCTGCCCGGCTCGCATCGCACCGGCGGCACGCTTCACCGGGCGCTGCCCGAGCCGCATTCGCAAGCGGCGAATGGGCTGCCGGAGGATCACGCCGCGATGGCCGATCATCCCGGGCAGGTGACGCTCGCGCTCCACGCCGGCGATGCCGTCGTGCTCGACTACAGGCTTCTTCACGGCACGCATGCCAACCGCAGCGCGGAGCGGCGCGATTGCATCCTGTTGTCCTTCGTGCCCGCCTGGCGCGATCTGCCGGCGGAGATCCGGGCGCACATGATCGCGCATCCGGCTTTGCCGGACGCCGGGGAAAGCGGCGCCCGCCGCGGCTGCGCCTATGCCGATCTGCTGCCGCAGTTCGACGGCGAGCCGGCGAGCCTTCCGGTCAATCGCCTGCCGCCGGCGGATTTCGCCGCGCACGAGGGCGCATAG
- a CDS encoding BrnT family toxin — protein sequence MSRKPHFEWDLAKDRRNREKHGIAFRLAQQAFFDPRRVIAEDIDHSEKEQRYFCFGWVDGGVMTVRFTWREGRIRIFGAGYWRKGKRIYEQKNR from the coding sequence ATGAGCCGCAAACCGCATTTTGAATGGGATCTGGCGAAGGATCGCCGGAACCGGGAGAAGCACGGCATCGCGTTTCGCCTCGCGCAGCAGGCCTTCTTCGATCCGCGCCGTGTCATCGCGGAGGACATCGACCACAGCGAGAAGGAGCAACGCTATTTCTGTTTCGGATGGGTCGATGGCGGCGTGATGACCGTGCGCTTCACCTGGCGGGAGGGACGCATCCGCATCTTCGGCGCAGGCTATTGGCGGAAAGGAAAGAGAATTTATGAGCAGAAAAACCGTTAA
- a CDS encoding DUF817 domain-containing protein, translating into MFDARSAAKENGSSAATWAALRPFIETEHRVASWMAERRSTALVYEFLRFGMKQAWACLFGGMMVVLLVVTHFWYPATLPLARYDFLFLAALALQVFLLAFRLETFEEAKVILVYHVVGTAMEIFKTSVGSWIYPEPSFFRIAGVPLFTGFMYSCIGSYICRAWRLFHFEFSHHPPTWGLVVLSIAIYVNFFAHHYVFDIRLALFAVTILLFARTTVYFTNWKIQRSMPLLLGLFLVSVFIWISENAGTFSRAWIYPNQTKAWTLVGVGKLGSWFLLLVISYTLVVLIKKPISVRQGKRLSAGAAESVGVP; encoded by the coding sequence ATGTTCGACGCGCGCTCGGCCGCAAAAGAGAACGGAAGCTCGGCGGCAACATGGGCTGCGCTCAGGCCCTTCATCGAAACGGAACATCGTGTTGCATCTTGGATGGCGGAGCGCCGGAGTACGGCCCTCGTCTACGAGTTTCTGCGCTTCGGCATGAAACAGGCTTGGGCGTGCCTGTTTGGTGGCATGATGGTCGTGCTTCTGGTCGTGACCCACTTTTGGTATCCGGCGACGTTGCCTCTGGCGCGCTACGATTTCCTGTTTCTGGCTGCGCTGGCTCTACAAGTTTTTCTGCTGGCGTTCCGGCTCGAGACGTTCGAGGAAGCCAAGGTCATTCTTGTTTATCACGTGGTCGGTACAGCCATGGAGATTTTCAAGACCTCCGTGGGCTCTTGGATCTATCCCGAACCGAGCTTCTTCCGGATCGCCGGCGTGCCCCTCTTTACGGGCTTCATGTATTCCTGCATCGGCAGCTACATATGCCGCGCGTGGCGGCTCTTTCATTTCGAATTCTCGCACCATCCGCCGACCTGGGGACTGGTCGTTTTGAGCATCGCGATTTACGTCAACTTCTTTGCGCATCACTACGTTTTCGACATTCGCCTTGCGTTGTTTGCGGTGACAATCCTGCTCTTTGCACGCACGACCGTCTATTTCACGAACTGGAAAATTCAGCGTTCGATGCCACTGCTTCTTGGCCTTTTCCTGGTCTCGGTCTTTATTTGGATATCGGAGAATGCGGGCACCTTCAGCAGAGCGTGGATTTATCCGAACCAGACGAAGGCGTGGACGCTCGTCGGTGTCGGCAAGCTGGGGTCGTGGTTCCTGCTTCTTGTCATCAGCTACACGTTGGTTGTGCTTATCAAGAAGCCGATATCCGTTAGGCAAGGGAAGCGATTGTCCGCCGGTGCTGCGGAAAGTGTCGGTGTGCCGTGA
- a CDS encoding DUF2809 domain-containing protein: MIYAALGLALVALGLLWRWPVLNLPPVVAKYGGSVLWGVLVYVCVRVALPNVAIRIVVVLAAVFAAFVEFSQLLHWPPLDTFRNSTFGALLLGRVFSWWDIVSYWIGIAVMGALDCWGRWPEKEG; this comes from the coding sequence TTGATCTACGCAGCCTTGGGGCTGGCCCTTGTTGCGCTCGGTTTGCTGTGGCGCTGGCCCGTTCTGAATTTGCCTCCCGTGGTCGCAAAGTATGGCGGATCGGTTCTGTGGGGCGTGCTTGTCTACGTCTGTGTTCGGGTGGCGTTGCCGAACGTTGCCATCAGAATCGTCGTGGTGCTTGCGGCTGTGTTCGCCGCTTTTGTGGAGTTCAGCCAACTATTGCATTGGCCGCCATTAGATACGTTTCGTAATTCGACGTTTGGGGCTCTGCTGCTCGGCCGCGTGTTCTCCTGGTGGGATATTGTTTCGTATTGGATCGGAATTGCCGTGATGGGGGCGCTGGATTGTTGGGGCAGGTGGCCGGAAAAAGAAGGATAG
- the mbfA gene encoding iron exporter MbfA has translation MFSAFGSRRNFTDLSEAEILALAISSEEDDARIYASYAEQLRHDYPATAEMFDAMAAEEDGHRRLLIDTFQRRFGRVIPLIRREHVAGYYSRRPVWLIQNLGLDRIRSEAARMEDDAANFYTRAAQASSDPDTRKLLGDLAAAERKHEHRAEELNADAADTGTRKEEDEKAHRQFVLTWVQPGLAGLMDGSVSTLAPIFATAFATQNTWTTFVVGLAASVGAGISMGFTEAAHDDGVISGRGSPLKRGLASGVMTTLGGLGHALPYLIPEFWTATAIAGIVVFFELWAIAFIQNRYMETPFMRAVFQVVLGGSLVLAAGILIGGS, from the coding sequence ATGTTCTCCGCCTTCGGTTCGCGCCGCAACTTCACCGATCTGTCCGAAGCCGAGATCCTGGCGCTGGCGATTTCGTCGGAGGAGGACGACGCGCGCATCTATGCCAGCTATGCCGAGCAGCTCCGCCACGATTATCCGGCGACGGCGGAGATGTTCGACGCCATGGCGGCGGAGGAGGACGGGCATCGGCGCCTGCTGATCGATACCTTCCAGCGGCGGTTCGGCCGCGTCATCCCGCTGATCCGGCGCGAGCATGTGGCCGGCTATTATTCGCGCCGCCCGGTCTGGCTCATTCAAAATCTCGGTCTCGATCGCATCCGCTCCGAAGCCGCGCGGATGGAAGACGACGCGGCGAATTTCTACACCCGCGCGGCGCAGGCGAGCAGCGATCCCGATACGCGCAAGCTCCTTGGCGATCTTGCCGCCGCCGAGCGCAAGCACGAGCATCGGGCCGAAGAGCTGAATGCCGACGCGGCGGACACCGGCACGCGCAAGGAAGAAGACGAGAAGGCGCACCGGCAATTCGTGCTGACCTGGGTGCAGCCGGGACTTGCCGGATTGATGGACGGTTCGGTGTCGACGCTGGCGCCGATCTTCGCCACCGCGTTCGCGACGCAGAACACCTGGACGACCTTCGTGGTCGGGCTCGCGGCCTCGGTCGGCGCCGGCATCTCCATGGGCTTCACCGAAGCCGCGCATGACGACGGCGTCATTTCCGGGCGCGGCTCACCGCTCAAGCGCGGGCTTGCGTCAGGGGTGATGACGACGCTCGGCGGCCTCGGTCACGCATTGCCCTATCTCATTCCGGAATTCTGGACGGCGACGGCGATCGCCGGCATCGTCGTGTTCTTCGAGCTGTGGGCGATCGCCTTCATCCAGAACCGTTATATGGAAACCCCGTTCATGCGCGCGGTTTTCCAGGTGGTGCTCGGCGGTTCGCTGGTGCTCGCCGCCGGCATTCTGATCGGCGGGAGTTAG
- a CDS encoding four-helix bundle copper-binding protein, with translation MQAQQMISSHPSMRGEASDALIRCIEECYSCAQTCTSCADACLAEDKVKDLTQCIRLNLDCADICNITGRIVTRRTGSDEEMMHRMLDSCAVACRLCGDECMRHAAQHEHCRICGEACHRCMQACQEAGRKMH, from the coding sequence ATGCAAGCCCAGCAAATGATCAGCAGCCATCCCAGCATGCGCGGCGAAGCCAGCGACGCGCTCATTCGCTGTATCGAGGAATGCTATTCCTGCGCGCAGACCTGCACCTCCTGCGCCGACGCCTGTCTCGCCGAAGACAAGGTGAAGGACCTGACCCAGTGCATCCGGCTCAATCTCGATTGCGCCGACATCTGCAACATCACCGGCCGGATCGTCACCCGGCGCACCGGCTCCGACGAAGAAATGATGCACCGCATGCTGGACAGCTGCGCGGTCGCCTGCCGCCTCTGCGGCGATGAATGCATGCGCCACGCGGCGCAGCACGAGCATTGCCGCATCTGCGGGGAAGCCTGCCACCGCTGCATGCAGGCCTGCCAGGAGGCCGGACGCAAAATGCATTGA
- a CDS encoding DUF6647 family protein, which translates to MDSLLAMIALWLSFNFGLPAISEPPKVEVVSAQEILFKRYRAFTPQAQQALLATVGGNDTNGKSRKAVAIYDEPTGTIFLTEGWNSKNPADLSVLVHEMVHHVQREGGLRYECPAAREELAYAAQDKWLNMFGRNLFDDFDLDAFTLRVSTSCGL; encoded by the coding sequence ATGGACTCTCTGCTTGCAATGATCGCTCTATGGCTTTCGTTCAATTTTGGTTTACCGGCGATATCCGAGCCGCCCAAAGTGGAAGTCGTGTCGGCGCAGGAAATTCTGTTCAAGCGATACAGAGCTTTCACGCCGCAGGCACAACAGGCTCTGCTCGCAACCGTTGGCGGCAACGACACGAACGGCAAAAGCCGCAAGGCCGTGGCGATTTACGATGAGCCGACCGGCACGATTTTTCTGACCGAAGGCTGGAACAGCAAAAACCCGGCCGATCTGTCGGTGCTGGTCCACGAAATGGTCCATCACGTCCAGCGCGAAGGCGGACTGCGTTACGAATGCCCGGCGGCGCGAGAGGAACTGGCCTATGCCGCGCAGGACAAGTGGCTGAATATGTTCGGCCGCAATCTGTTCGATGACTTCGATCTCGATGCCTTCACACTGCGGGTCAGCACATCCTGTGGATTATAA
- a CDS encoding TetR/AcrR family transcriptional regulator yields the protein MPRSSQQTHARIVDAAHVMFWRNGFVRASLDDIADQAHVTKRTLYQHFRSKDDLMAAVLSQASELSMQRLRRYFDQTYDTPAACLDVLFGDLAKWAAKPRWTGAGFTRVAIELADLPGHPARMVARRHKQTVEASFVAMLEKTNVPSAVERAREIMLLWEGAMTLTLIHADRGYILAAAEAAKRLLENRDAISPSRKHRAGHISPALNPEAQVPPGYGEQARGIRGHRR from the coding sequence ATGCCGCGATCATCGCAACAGACGCATGCCCGCATTGTCGATGCCGCTCACGTCATGTTCTGGCGCAACGGCTTTGTACGCGCGTCTCTCGACGACATTGCCGATCAGGCGCACGTCACCAAGCGCACGCTGTATCAGCATTTCCGCAGCAAGGATGATTTGATGGCAGCGGTGTTGTCGCAGGCGAGCGAATTGTCGATGCAGCGGCTGCGTCGATATTTCGATCAGACCTACGATACACCTGCCGCATGTCTCGATGTGTTGTTTGGCGATCTGGCGAAATGGGCGGCAAAGCCGCGCTGGACGGGTGCCGGCTTCACGCGCGTTGCGATCGAACTCGCCGATCTGCCCGGCCATCCCGCCCGCATGGTGGCGCGCCGTCACAAGCAGACGGTTGAGGCCAGCTTCGTTGCGATGCTGGAGAAGACGAATGTCCCGTCTGCCGTTGAACGTGCTCGTGAGATCATGCTGCTGTGGGAAGGTGCCATGACATTGACGCTGATCCATGCCGATCGTGGCTATATCCTTGCGGCCGCCGAAGCCGCGAAACGGCTGCTGGAGAACCGCGACGCGATTTCGCCGTCGCGCAAGCATCGGGCCGGCCATATCAGCCCGGCGCTGAACCCGGAGGCGCAAGTACCTCCGGGATACGGTGAACAAGCCAGGGGCATTCGCGGGCATCGCCGTTAA
- a CDS encoding lytic murein transglycosylase, producing the protein MFFRPAAVLLATLLSANLMTTRPADAAQCGGDFNRFIAEFSREAQAQGISQATLNAGLNGVTHDPAVMAFDRRQRGTFRKTFEEYAATRVGPARIKRAKAMMIRHGSTLSRVEQRFGVPAELIVAIWTMETDNGADMGKLPVIRTLATLAHDCRRTELFQRELMAALQIVQRGDLPVRDMVGAYAGEIGQTQFLPSSYIKYGVDFDGNGHVDLRHSVPDVLASTANLLKVNGWRPGQPFTIGTPNFEVMREWNRSEVYRQTLGYFAEKIRN; encoded by the coding sequence ATGTTTTTCCGACCTGCCGCCGTCCTGCTCGCCACCCTCCTGTCCGCCAATCTGATGACCACCCGGCCCGCCGATGCGGCGCAATGCGGTGGCGATTTCAATCGCTTCATCGCCGAATTCTCGCGCGAGGCGCAGGCGCAGGGAATTTCCCAAGCGACGCTGAATGCCGGGCTCAATGGCGTCACCCACGACCCGGCCGTCATGGCCTTCGACCGGCGCCAGCGCGGCACCTTTCGCAAGACCTTCGAGGAATATGCGGCGACGCGCGTCGGCCCGGCCCGGATCAAGCGGGCCAAGGCGATGATGATCAGGCATGGCTCGACGCTCAGCCGGGTCGAACAGCGCTTCGGCGTGCCGGCCGAGCTGATCGTCGCGATCTGGACGATGGAGACCGACAACGGCGCCGACATGGGCAAGCTGCCGGTGATCCGCACGCTGGCGACGCTGGCGCATGATTGCCGCCGCACCGAGCTGTTCCAGAGAGAGCTGATGGCCGCTTTGCAGATCGTGCAGCGCGGCGATCTGCCGGTGCGCGACATGGTCGGCGCTTACGCGGGCGAGATCGGCCAGACGCAATTCCTGCCCTCGTCCTACATCAAGTATGGCGTCGATTTCGACGGCAACGGCCATGTCGATCTGCGCCATTCGGTGCCGGACGTGCTTGCCTCCACCGCCAATCTGTTGAAAGTCAATGGCTGGAGACCGGGTCAGCCGTTCACCATCGGGACACCGAATTTCGAGGTGATGCGCGAGTGGAACAGGTCGGAAGTCTATCGCCAGACGCTCGGTTACTTCGCGGAGAAGATCAGGAACTAG
- a CDS encoding LysE family translocator, producing MTLEFLLITLIIVASPGTGVVYTLAAGLSRGGRASVLAAFACTLGIVPHLIAAMMGLAAVLHTSALAYDIVKYAGVAYLLWMAWQSLREHGVLRVEKTPDARSAWRVVIDGILVNILNPKLSIFFVAFLPQFIAADEAHPLLRMLELSGVFMAMTFVVFAIYGLFAAAMREHVVSRPAVMTWMRRTFAAAFVALGARLALQER from the coding sequence ATGACGCTTGAATTCCTGCTCATCACCCTGATCATCGTGGCATCGCCCGGCACCGGCGTCGTCTATACGCTGGCCGCCGGGCTGTCGCGCGGTGGTCGCGCCAGCGTGCTGGCCGCGTTCGCCTGCACGCTCGGAATCGTGCCGCATCTCATCGCGGCGATGATGGGCCTGGCTGCCGTGTTGCACACCAGCGCGCTCGCCTACGACATCGTCAAATATGCCGGCGTCGCCTATCTCCTCTGGATGGCCTGGCAGTCGCTGCGCGAGCACGGCGTGCTGCGTGTCGAGAAGACGCCGGATGCGCGCTCCGCCTGGCGTGTCGTGATCGATGGCATTCTCGTCAACATTCTCAATCCGAAACTGTCGATCTTCTTCGTGGCCTTCCTGCCGCAATTCATCGCCGCTGATGAAGCGCATCCCTTGCTGCGCATGCTGGAATTGTCCGGGGTGTTCATGGCGATGACCTTCGTGGTCTTCGCCATTTACGGCTTGTTCGCCGCGGCCATGCGCGAGCATGTCGTCTCGCGGCCGGCGGTGATGACGTGGATGCGGCGCACCTTTGCCGCCGCCTTCGTTGCGCTCGGCGCGCGGCTGGCATTGCAGGAGCGATAG
- a CDS encoding LysR family transcriptional regulator: MELRHLRYFVAVAESGSITKAAQRLGIQQPPLGQQIRALEAELKVQLFERAPKRIVLSNAGREFLNDARQILQSAKEAMEKVRRFDRGEQGLLTVGFTSSASMHPIAPRILGAFNNAYPLAKVEVEERETYELILRLQQRELDAGFMRFAPRDLPGLTRAVLVDEEMVLAIPRDHALAHKPKQPVTLKMLNGEGFVLYRRRDGVGIYDWLIASLAKGGFMPRVTHEVHRMMASINLVAAGAGLSFVPASMQTLHQEAVVYRPLAANMLPRLPLYLVHRTDQDLMLVKNFIRVAMTVPPKVAKKNVTAR, encoded by the coding sequence ATGGAACTTCGGCATCTTCGCTACTTCGTGGCCGTTGCGGAAAGCGGCAGCATCACCAAGGCGGCGCAGCGCCTCGGCATCCAGCAACCGCCGCTCGGCCAGCAGATCCGTGCGCTGGAAGCCGAGCTGAAGGTGCAATTGTTCGAACGCGCACCCAAGCGCATCGTGCTCAGCAATGCCGGCAGGGAATTTCTGAACGATGCGCGGCAGATCCTGCAGAGCGCGAAAGAGGCGATGGAAAAAGTGCGCCGCTTCGACCGCGGCGAACAGGGCCTGCTGACCGTCGGCTTCACCAGTTCTGCCTCGATGCATCCGATCGCACCGCGCATCCTCGGCGCCTTCAACAATGCTTATCCGCTCGCAAAGGTCGAGGTGGAGGAGCGCGAGACCTACGAATTGATCCTGCGGCTGCAACAGCGTGAACTCGATGCCGGCTTCATGCGCTTTGCGCCGCGCGATCTTCCGGGCCTGACGCGTGCGGTGTTGGTCGATGAGGAGATGGTGCTGGCCATTCCGCGCGACCATGCCTTGGCGCACAAGCCGAAACAGCCGGTGACGCTGAAGATGCTCAACGGAGAGGGCTTCGTGCTATATCGCCGTCGGGATGGCGTTGGCATCTATGACTGGCTGATTGCTTCGCTGGCCAAAGGCGGATTCATGCCACGCGTCACGCATGAGGTTCATCGCATGATGGCATCGATCAATCTGGTGGCGGCCGGAGCGGGACTGTCCTTCGTGCCGGCATCGATGCAGACGCTGCATCAGGAAGCCGTGGTCTATCGCCCGCTCGCGGCCAACATGCTGCCGCGCCTGCCGCTGTACCTCGTCCACCGCACCGACCAGGACCTGATGCTGGTGAAGAACTTCATCAGAGTGGCGATGACTGTGCCGCCGAAGGTGGCCAAAAAGAACGTAACAGCGAGGTGA
- a CDS encoding FAD-dependent monooxygenase gives MTKPLSIAIVGAGMGGLAAAATLRQVGIDVQVYEQARQFARIGAGIQMLPNSSRVLRHIGIEQKLRKTAFEPYSHLNRVWDTGEVKRELPMPESLFGAPFLCMHRGDLHEALLANIPQEIVHLNKKLVGLDQRNGKVTLSFADGTTAQADAAIGADGVHSLVREIIVGPDAPIHKGRIAYRAVFDTKLMGGKTIAPSRAKWWGPDRHIVIYYTRADRSEVYFVTSVPEPANWITKESWSAKGDVKELRAAYEGFHPEVMSVLNACPDCHKWAILEREPLPKWSDGRVALLGDACHPMTPYMAQGAATSIEDAAVLARCLAAVESDDVERAFKMYEATRKPRTSRIQAISSANTWMSGGEEDTSWLYGYDAMNVPLVEPARQAVAV, from the coding sequence ATGACGAAACCGCTTTCGATCGCCATCGTCGGAGCCGGAATGGGAGGCCTCGCCGCCGCCGCGACTTTGCGGCAGGTCGGGATCGACGTTCAGGTTTACGAACAGGCGCGGCAGTTCGCGCGCATCGGCGCCGGCATCCAGATGCTGCCGAATTCGTCGCGCGTGCTGCGCCACATCGGCATCGAGCAGAAGCTGCGCAAGACCGCATTCGAGCCCTATTCGCATCTCAACCGCGTCTGGGACACCGGCGAAGTGAAGCGCGAATTGCCGATGCCGGAAAGCCTGTTCGGCGCGCCGTTCCTGTGCATGCATCGCGGCGATTTGCACGAGGCGCTGCTTGCAAATATCCCGCAGGAAATCGTTCACCTGAACAAGAAGCTGGTCGGCCTCGATCAGCGTAACGGGAAGGTGACGCTCTCTTTCGCCGATGGCACGACCGCGCAGGCGGACGCGGCGATCGGTGCCGATGGCGTGCATTCGCTGGTGCGCGAGATCATCGTCGGGCCGGATGCGCCGATCCACAAAGGGCGCATCGCCTATCGCGCGGTGTTCGACACCAAGCTGATGGGCGGCAAGACCATCGCCCCATCGCGCGCGAAATGGTGGGGGCCGGATCGCCACATCGTCATCTATTATACGCGGGCCGATCGCAGCGAGGTCTATTTCGTCACCTCCGTTCCCGAGCCGGCAAACTGGATCACCAAGGAATCCTGGTCGGCCAAGGGTGACGTCAAGGAATTGCGCGCCGCCTATGAAGGCTTCCATCCGGAAGTGATGTCGGTTCTCAATGCCTGCCCGGATTGCCACAAATGGGCGATCCTCGAGCGCGAACCGTTGCCGAAATGGAGCGATGGCCGTGTCGCGCTGCTCGGCGATGCCTGCCATCCGATGACGCCGTATATGGCGCAAGGCGCCGCGACCTCGATCGAGGATGCGGCCGTTCTCGCCCGCTGCCTTGCCGCGGTGGAAAGCGATGATGTCGAGCGCGCCTTCAAAATGTATGAAGCAACGCGCAAGCCGCGCACCTCGCGCATCCAGGCGATCTCCAGCGCCAACACCTGGATGTCCGGCGGTGAGGAAGATACGTCATGGCTCTACGGTTACGACGCCATGAATGTGCCGTTGGTCGAGCCGGCCCGGCAAGCGGTTGCGGTCTGA
- a CDS encoding alpha/beta fold hydrolase: MLAQGLNFATTRDGARLAYRRHGTAGKPRIVLIHSLALDGSVWDGVVARLKDKADLLVYDCRGHGASDRKAGDYTPRLFADDLAVLMDHVGWRDAVVAGCSMGGCVAQAFAGAYPERTQGLALIDTTAWYGEKAPAEWRQRAETARAKGLQSLAEFQTTRWFTDAFREANPDVLEKYIGIFVANDPDCYVASCIMLGDADLRSLMAGYKMPVSVIVGEEDYATPVAAAQALQQGITGATLKILKGRHITPVELPGDIADELQTLAARAYGKA; this comes from the coding sequence ATGCTGGCGCAAGGACTGAACTTTGCGACGACGCGCGACGGGGCGCGTCTCGCCTATCGCCGTCACGGCACGGCCGGCAAGCCGCGCATCGTACTGATCCACTCGCTGGCGCTGGACGGCAGCGTGTGGGATGGCGTGGTCGCGCGGTTGAAGGACAAGGCTGATCTCCTTGTCTACGATTGCCGCGGCCATGGCGCCTCGGATCGGAAGGCGGGCGATTACACGCCACGGCTCTTTGCCGACGATCTTGCTGTTCTGATGGATCATGTCGGCTGGCGCGATGCGGTGGTCGCGGGCTGCTCGATGGGCGGCTGCGTGGCGCAGGCCTTTGCCGGTGCTTACCCTGAACGCACGCAAGGCCTCGCGCTGATCGACACGACCGCCTGGTATGGCGAGAAGGCGCCGGCCGAATGGCGGCAGCGCGCGGAAACGGCGCGCGCGAAGGGCCTGCAAAGTCTCGCGGAATTCCAGACCACGCGCTGGTTCACCGATGCGTTTCGCGAAGCCAATCCGGATGTGCTCGAAAAATACATCGGCATCTTCGTTGCCAACGATCCTGATTGTTACGTTGCGTCCTGCATCATGCTGGGCGATGCCGATCTGCGTTCGCTGATGGCGGGTTACAAGATGCCGGTGTCCGTCATCGTCGGTGAGGAGGATTACGCAACGCCGGTTGCCGCTGCGCAAGCATTGCAGCAAGGCATTACGGGTGCGACGTTGAAGATCCTGAAAGGGCGGCACATCACGCCGGTCGAGCTGCCGGGCGACATTGCCGATGAACTGCAAACGCTCGCGGCGCGCGCTTACGGGAAAGCCTGA